The following is a genomic window from Mauremys mutica isolate MM-2020 ecotype Southern chromosome 4, ASM2049712v1, whole genome shotgun sequence.
catgactgaaaatacagagatgtgttattggctttggttgggggacaaGTAACAAATCCGTCAGGATTCTTGCCCCAAACAACAATCAcccattgtcctttagagcacgaGGGCCCTAACGCGCCTGACTTGCTCAATCTCTCCCCTGCTAGGGCTGAGAGAACTTTCTCCATCCCCCAGgataccgagggaaagagaaaagaagtgacctctctttggtcacacagcaaggccatgccagagctagaacgagaagcataagaaagaagttgtatcaaaatgttttgcatttcaaactgacagatttcttaaacaaaggcaatCTGAAGTGTGGTTAGTGAagtgaaatgatacattcttgtCTCCACGAGTTTCTAGATTGATGAACCAGTAGATCTATGCCCTAGTTTTTATCCCtagattgagggaggaaaacaagtttgcctgttttgtgAATTCCCAATGGCTTTCTTGAATTTCCACAAACTAGTCGATTGAACTGAAcgatttgaataaactgaaaggaagacaatattttctgcacctttaCTGCTGCCCAAAGCTGGGTTAGTATTTCAGCTAGCTTTGCTTCCGGGGCCTTAGCTATCACATCAGTGGTGCGACTGGCTGAAAAGCTTGGCAGTGaacatgttctactgaatgttattttttctcttctatttaaattatttaaaagattgtcataaaTTGGGCCCTTATCAGAGGTTGTCAATTTCCAATGTAATgatgacagtgagggagactagccactggaagaaattacccaggggagaggtggagtctctgtttcctggtgtcctaccatcataactggttgggaaggtgccttttagtgaattacaagcaattgggcttaattgggtgctaagagtgtgaaatttcatagcccgtgaaatagaggccacattaggagactgaattgtttcacaacAATTGTTTCACAgcctctatgaaaaactcagtgtggggtgcggaacagactctgctgttttactgggtagcctgcttgctccccagaatcaataatgagcaagtggggtgatccggggtgcagctcaaacatccagctgggctgaccaggggcagaggtcaggcctgccagggaaaggtgggtgtggcagtgacttcacaaaagcttttggcaggaactcagcccattgagcaaagacaattagttgggaattggtcctgctttgagcagggggttggactacatacctcctgaggtcccttccaaccctgatagtctatgattctatgagtgagacgtctgtgacctcacagagctccgttgccaacagccaggcaggacagggatccGGGACGGAGacagcattcctgcccctccaacacctcttagctgggcctacataaaagagactagctagagttttgcacacttgtttgtttgagaCTGAGCAAATAAGGCCCAACAGATTACTGCTAGGGtgaattttgctgcctcctctccttgactagaatacaagcagtttctgattctctcagatgaagtagttcttctaaaatcaagggcaagaccaatcagtggctttttcacaacccgccctgagattttttttattcaaactgggttttttaaatttatattgaaaaagctttttttttttaaacttatccagtataaaatttgaaatgatgacaagtgatgttaaggcctctagttgctccagcctattaaagtaatttaaataactacatatatgaagaagtccatgtttgctgccaagtgtcagaggaagtcaaagcactgaactgttggaaGTCATTGCCTAAGAACCTAGGGGTCCAGAAGTTATTGAAacactcagccagattttggcagcactagcctcttctgcgggtgcagaaagaatattttcttcattccagttgatgcagctacttcattcaaatgtaagaaactgattgggagtttgaaaaggatgaaggcttcttttcctcttgtaatatatgaataaaggctagagaggaggaggtgtgagctactacttctaaaatTTGGAAGGATGttatgagcaggaacaatcagttcagtgcacaaactagagatacttctttacctcagtttgtttgaaatgaaaacaaatggttcagtcaacctttttgtttttctgtatcctgcaaaaccagcaagtcaacatgtttgaatggatcccAATTCCTAGCctcatagaagactagggttggaacagaactcaggaggtatctagtccaaccccttgctgcaggcaggaccaaccccaacttcatcatcccagccagggctttgtcaagctgacctttaaaaacttgtaaggatggagattccaccacctccctagggaacccattccagggcttcacccccctcctagtgaactagtgtttcctaatagccaagctaagccttccacagtgcaacttgagaccattgctccgtgttctgtcatcggccaccactaagaatttcatgagaatcaatccctcattaggaaaataactcaaaaatacaactacaaaacatttggaattaaatcagtccaccctgacctgtagtgtctgggggtgtgggcctctgaggctagactgagaccctcattggctagaaccacccagtgagccagtaacaatatccactcctgttaccgtccaagccacctcagtccaaggaacagctgagggctgcgggagacagaggggtgctgagaaggtctaactcatgactgccaacccagagatgtgttattggctttggatgggggacaaggagcaaatccgtCAGTCAGAACAACAGGTCccactcggagccagggagactgggaatcaagtcctgctggcactgccagctctggctttctggaggaggaggaagcccccagctcccctagctgaccctgaggcaccttctggtcccaaatggaggtggccccgggtacagctatggagtgtcccaggagcgttccgctagtggcattgtattgttttcacagccagtttcgATCGCTGGTtgctaccccttgccctgctggaAGGGCATTGAGCGGCACCCGTTTCCGGCCACCTGGGTGCAGAGAGCgaggagggtgaagggaggagcaaccCCAAGCATCTGTCATTCAGCTCCATCTGATCTAGAGTAAGTAAGTGGAGTTCTCCAGAGCCATCCCCTGTGTGGTGGGAATATCCCAccactggggctcccagcccgtcccttgtcagggtttgttccccaggtGGAGGGCTCCTGTGCCTTGGGGTGGGATGTGTCGGGAGGAaaaattgcctcagcagaggggaggtgggcaggggagcaggcaggctcgttaatgagaggctgctttgaagccagactcatggATGCTCCCCACTCCATTCCAGGATGGAGCGAATAAGgcggatgctgaggaggaaggcCGGGCACGGGGCTCCAGAGCCGGCAGCAAACATGAGGCAGCCTGCCCAGGAGGagagcggcccctctgtccccgcgggcggggaagaggctcgtggccagcggaaagggaggagctgcttcgcctgctggaggaggcggaagacagcagctcctctagctgacccggaggcaccttctgggccgaaaCGGAAGTGGCCCCGGGTtcagctgtggagcagagagccaggggagggcaggagccggggacggCAGCTCTGGCGCTTCCACTGCaggaagccaaggagccaggatctgcgccccagggcccagcaggagccgccaACCACCGTGGCAGCTGAGgggcctcccgccggccccagcctggctccgGAGGAaactcccgccggccccagcctggcgacacagaagcctcccgccagccccagcctggcgactcagaagcctcccgccagcaccagcctggccccggaggaaactcccgccagccccagcctggccccggaggagcctcccgtcggccccagcctggcgactcagaagcctcccgccggtcccaccttggcgactcagaagcctcccgccagccccagcctggccccggaggaaACTCccaccggccccagcctggccccggaggagcctcccgccgg
Proteins encoded in this region:
- the LOC123369020 gene encoding uncharacterized protein LOC123369020; this translates as MVQRRRHVQEQGNLDFSEGSAQAQRTLQSGEETEAGTCIQPVSIAGCYPLPCWKGIERHPFPATWVQRARRVKGGATPSICHSAPSDLEMERIRRMLRRKAGHGAPEPAANMRQPAQEESGPSVPAGGEEARGQRKGRSCFACWRRRKTAAPLADPEAPSGPKRKWPRVQLWSREPGEGRSRGRQLWRFHCRKPRSQDLRPRAQQEPPTTVAAEGPPAGPSLAPEETPAGPSLARAGVQ